The nucleotide sequence gacggaggtgtcgatgacgtgcactgttgtgcgatccacagctggggagttttaaaaccaggaaacagctgatcacagcagtcagtccatcacttcatccggaCTTCAAGATGAGCATTTGCAGCATTTACCTTGCTGccaatgtgccaccttttctatctaaaaggggctagtaTCACCATTTCCCCCTTGTGACTCATTAAGTAACTGTGCACCCAGTTGTCAATCATAGACACTAATGTCTCTGTGAATCTTGCTTGCTTTCAAATAAAGCTCCATTTTGTTCCAAATACAATAGCTTTGTTCAAAAACATGTCCTTGAGATCTCAGAGAACAGGGGCCGTGCTGATCCAGTATAATGGCAGCTATATATCCAACATATGGACTACAAGTCAAAACCATAAGTTTCAGATATTTTTGGGtaattttaaatcatttatgtCCAATGGCTTTTCTACAACATGCACCAGTAAAATATGCTCTAAATGTGGAGAAGAATGTATCTATATGGTGGTCTAACCCTCGTAGAGAGAGGCTGTGCATTTTGCATTCTCTTGTGTACTCACCACTTTCTCCATGACAGGCTGTAGGTGGTTGCCATAGGCCAGCAATATGCTCCGTGTATCAGCTCCGAGGCCAGCAGCCAGCAGTGGGATCGGGACTGGGGAGTCCTTTGTGTCAGACATCTGCACCGTACATGAGGGTGACATGGGCTTCTTACAGGGCCTGTGGGGACAGATGTTCAGACAGGCCATGAGCACATAAGTATGCAACACTGAAGAAAGTGTATAAGATGAGATTTTTTATCCAACAACAGGATGCCAAACAACACACTTCTTCAGAGGGACTAGCAAAGCAATGTTGAACAATGTCCATCGGGGGGCGCTACaccaaatgtgaacaaatgAACAACTATGAACAGCACTTGCAGCCTCTGTATTATAACATACACCTGTTTTCAAAGTGCAATTCAGAATTGAGCTGTCACAGAAGAGCAACCCCAGAATTTCAGTTGTGAAGTTGCTGATTTACTTTATTTCAATCAATGGTTGTAGGTATGGACATACTcagaacaaatcaaaacaagagTGGAATACAAACTGTCTatttaacaggaaaaaaagatttgctTTTCCTGCCTTATGTTGTCTAATACTGTATAGAGTGTAAGGTCTTACCCATTTAAAAAGTGCTCAAAGAGATGCAACTGCCCATCCTTACACACTACTGCCATTCTCAGCGCCTGTGTAaaataccacacacacaaaaatgtataCATTGTAAATATGTGATGTAAACAAGAATTTTCTATAGAACAAAATTACACCACATGGAGGAACAATATTGCTTGACTAAGGCACGCTTAAGTCAGACAATGTATTTAACTCAAGAACACCCATATTCTAAGACCAGCATTGCATTTGTTCACCAGAATTTTGCATGCAATTACTTAACTGTGGATATTTGAGTTCAAGAGTTCAGTACAAAAATAAGGCATTATTACAGCACTGAGTGTATACAAGATGTTTCTCCACTCTGACCTCTTCCTTGCGGTTCGATGTGACGAGGTCGATGTGTTGTGGCTCATCCGTCAGCGTGAAGGACACCACTGAATTCTTGTCCTTTCCATCCTCTCGTACTTGCCTGCAATCAgacgacatcatcatcatcaataataataataataataataataataatgataataataataatgataataataataataataataataataataataataataataataataataaaataaaaataataagcaTGGCTTCCAAAGCTGGTCAACAGCAggacattttaaatgaagtgtttACAATACAGCATCACTAAGCACCAAACACTCACCAAACACTGAGTAGTCGATCATGTGCAGCACCAGACAGGAAATAGAGACCATTGCTGTCGGGAGGTCTTGTGGTGGCAAAGCACAGGGTCGTCACAGCTGTGGAGTGGCCTGTGAACTTCTGCAGGGAGAACAATGACAAAGAGCACGGCGATTGAGTCAGTTCTGTTTGAGGCCCATGTTTGACTGCTTTACTAGACTCATTGTTTCTCTTCAACCCAACTTTGAATCAACATTTTTGCAATTCATATAAAACAATGAACATGATATAAATCAACTGATTAAACAAAGACACTCACCCTGTAAACCTCCTTGGTGTCCAAGTCCCACATCTTGATTACCTGACCGGCTGAAAGCAGCAGTTTGCCATCAGGACTCACAGACAGACTGGTCACTGCTGCACGGTCCGCCTTCCACTTACTGTGGAAAACAAGAAAGCCAATGATAAACTGTGCCTGTGGAATGAGTTATgggttttttaaaatacattttatgggATCATATTTACCATCTTGTTGACAATATTCCATAGCATTGTATTTGTTCTTTAGTGCCAGATCCAACTTCTGGAATGTTTTCTACCACAGAATTGTTTTTAGGACGGTACCGGACCAGAATTTGTTACCGGGTTTGCAAGACTCAAGACTTAATTTCTTTCTTCCCTATGCAAGATGTGAAAACATTAGATATCGACACACTTGAAGTAAATGGTGAGTCTTGCCCATAGTTCAGTTATAAAACCCCAGTACACCTTGCAGCATCTTTCCTGCAGAGGGGGTTCTACCAAAATCTGGTTCAAAGGTAGTTTAGCCAACTCCACTGGCAGTCATCACCAGGAGGAGAGAGCGCTGTAGCAGTTGACAGAGTGGAGTCACGGCACCCTCTTTTTCCTTACACCATAATCTAACTAAAACTATAGTTTACAGCCTGCCATGCTGTTGCTCCTGCATTGCTCCGAGCACAAAAACAATTTGACAGACAATGCAAATCGACTTGGGCTCTTGACTCAAATAATCAACCTTTAAGCGGCAGCtcaagcatttttctttttcacaattAAGTAGAGAGCCTGAAACTTTACAGGTACTTTCAGAAGCACACATTATGTACAACTGCACTCCTCCTAATAGCAGTAGGAAAAGCACAAAGCACCTTTTGGTGCTCTCTAAACCATTTGTTGAACCACAGATGGCCTTTAGTGTGCATCAAGTGAGGATTCATGGGGATATTACTGTTCATGATGGTGCTGCTACTAAATCAGCCACCGGGGGAAAGGGTGTTTATGATGAAATACAGTGATACTAAATGCATGATGGTAGAGCCATCAAGGATAAGGCTTGTAAGTGTATTTCAGTGCTTGTGAGTAAAGTGTCAGGTCCTAATGTAGGTGGTACAGCTGGTTACTTAGGCTGCATCCACATTCTGCCctttcaaactgtttttctaCGTGATGAGAAGCTGAGACAATACAATTGTCCAACTTCATCTGCAAAGACAACAACTGGCCTCATCATCAAGATCAAGCCCCCACAAAGAgcaccaggctttgaagccagtttttgtcGTAGGCCGGACCATGTAATAACATCGACatgtgatgtgttgtgtttggaATCAACAGGCCTCCAAAATCCTGTTCTCAACATTTCGTTGACAACATTTCCAGATCTCATATCTGCAACTGGTGGAGAGGTTCAGTGTTTCCCCCATTGTATTACAGAAGGGGAGCACCGCCTTGCACAAAGTTAGGTGAGTTGTCCTTAAATGTCCAAAGAAGTTATTGCACTTAAAACAACTCGAGCAACAGAGGCCAAACATATGCGGACTGAGCAGAATGTTAACACAATCATCTAATAACATGGATAACGAGATGCACTGGTATTGATCTGATTCAATTCAGCAGGAAACTTAAATGATTCACATTGTATGTCTACTATGCAGCCAATATTTCAAGGAGCATGTTGTAATATTGGGGCAAAAAAAAGGTTGAGTTTTTCTTACAATTTCGCAAAGTTGTTGCAAACACCTCAGTCAGTCAAACTCCTATGTAATAATGTCAGCAAAGGgcactgcagaaaaaaaaatgggctgGCACCTGATGTTATGTGATTCTAGCTAGAGATGGGCCAAAGATACTGAAGCGCTGAAGCTTGTACAATGCTTTGAAACAGGCATGGAACGCTTCACAGATGGAAGAGCTTTTGTTAAATGGAGAACATCCATCTTGAACGTTTTACTGCTGAACTATGATAGCACAGAAGTGGGAAGAGAGGAGGATAACTaataaactgacacacacaagaaaCAATCTAAGTAGGAGACCATTTCCACCTGGTAGAAGGTAATAGTGTAGTCAATGATATGTTACATTGAAAAAGAAATTAACAATGGTGTGATAACAAATGCGGTCACAACATATAAAACAGATTAATATTTCCTCGTCTGCCAAAAATATTCTTCATCCAGGCTATATAGACCATgcacaaaaacatcaacatttaatgCAGCACTTCAGAACAAAAAGGTACCAAAGATTTAATAACACACAGGGTTATTGTACTTTTACCTCACATGGGCATCCAAGCTTAGGATCTTTCTTGGCATCAAAAGAAATAAAGCCCCAAAGCTTCATAAAGCTTCATCCGCCCACCTCTTATAACAGCCAAAATGAAACTAAGGTGCTATTTCTTACAAAGCCTGTGTCTGTGCTCGTCTGAGATAATTTCTTATTGAAAAGACACTACCATCATGATCataatgtgtgtttattaaGTTTTATAAGACCAAAAGATGGGAGATTTTGTTGCTgagaaaagataaataaaacataatagtTTTCACACACATCGAACTCCTTAGTACAGACTGCCACTCTTACTTAATGTAGCATTTCTCAAGATACCAATAAgatgtgaaacagaaaaatatcaCTCCTTCTCGCATACGTGTTTCTCAGTCCAAAATCAAGAAACTACTACATGCTTTCTcggatttattttttaatacatacAGCATCGCGACTAACAAACTAATTACTGACCTTCTTGTCTTGCCTGTCTGCAAGTCCCACTCTACAATGTTTGTATCATCTGAACCGCTGTACAAAATACTGTCTTCAGGGTGCCACTGGACACAATTCACTGCTCCACTGTGGCCTCCATCCTGGCAGAGACAGAAAGTGACAGCAATGGTAAACAAATGACCCTGTGATTGAAATTGGTGTAAAACACCAATGCAACAGTAATGCTTACAGGTTTTCTCTTTGACAAAAACATGTTCTTTTTAATACCAATACTAATAATTTTTCCACAATTTCACATGCCAAGGTATGGCTTGCGATGAACTAAAGCATCTCCTCTGTAGGATATGTTGTTTAAGTCAGGACATTTAGAGTGTGTCAGACTCACCAGGGTACAGTGCAGAGATCCCTTTGCTGTACTGTAGATGAGGACAGTGCCCGCTGCTGTGCCCATAGCCAGCAGGTCTgccttctcctccacctgcccAGCTTCTGATTTTCTCTTCTTCCGCTGAGGCCCCTCCTGAAACAGTGGGCATTTGTAATGTTAATCTATTTAAAAATATTACAAATGACTAGTAGGAGGCATGCTGGGAACATCTGGAGGATGGACCTGTACTTGTATTAAAATCTCAGTTTAATAAAATTCTATTTATTTGCCATTCTACACAAACAGTGACAGCTCAGTAGAAGCACATGTAGCCTGTGACTACTGCAAATTAAAAATTTTAACAATTAGCTAGCTTAAACACCCACTATTAAGCATGGGACAGCACTACTGTTAAATTATAGGGAAACGCTGTTCATGTCCAAAACAAGATTAGCATATATGATTCAGTGGTTACCTTTTATTTAACAACTAAATAGCGTGTCTTGTGTGGAACAGTTGGCAAATTGGAAAACTTTCTGAACCTCTACTACCAGAAGTGTCATGGTGGCACACGCTTCTGTAGCTCTGATGGGCTAGTGCTAACTTAAATAACGAGTTTATTCGCACTACTAAAGGTCTAACGAGGATGAGAAATAACTGGTTGGATTACTGTAGCTGCGATAAGTATTCCTTTGAGTTAGTTCATCCTGAAAAACCGAATTTAGGTACTGTTACATGTTTTCTTAAATACCATGTGGGACTAACATGTGCGTCTTGCGCAGCTGTTGAAAGCTAGCTGACGGCTAACGTGGCTGCCTGCTAAGCAACTCTGCGTCAGACACAAATAAAGCGTCTAAGTGAACACATAGTCCAGTGCTCCATGACTTCAGAGCCATTTACTCTATGAATTGGTACATTACTCATGTTTTAGCGTGTCTACTTCTATACGAAGATAACGCAAACTGCTCGCTAAGGCCTCGCTAGCATGTGTAGCTAACAGCAGGGAATTCCAGTATCCCTGTCTCACGTACCTTGACTGTCCGGCATGGTCCCCAGGTTATGCAGATACAAGTGGCACTCAAATGGGCTGAAGGCACATATTCTTGATGAAGTGTTTTACTATCTGTGTTCCAAATGCGAAGTCTGCCATCCTGGGCACACAATGCTAAGTACTGTCGTGATTTGGGTGAAAAAACGCAGGGTAGCTGCAGCGACGAACTGCCACCACCGGCCGCCATTTCTGAAGCACTGCTTGAGTCTGCGTGCGTGGTTTACACCAACCACGTGTGGCTCCGCGAGGGCATGCGCGCTAGCGAGTCCGGCGCACCGCCCTCCCATTGGCTGCTATCAGAAAACAAGCGGCTGGATTCGTGCTGCCTTCAGGTCTCCTCGTTACAGCCGAGGCCTCCATTTCTGTAAcgctctttctgtttcttttgtatCTCCTGCGTGCCACTGGTGATGTCCAGTTGGGTGTTTGTTATAATGAAAGGTGAGCTACTAATGTTGCTGTGCCTAATCTCCAGTCTgcgtattgttgttgtggcttgCTTTCCAAGCATTTATTCAGAACTCCAAAACTATGTATGTGCAGCTACCTTGGTGCTCTACTCTAAACTACTAATTTGAACTACAGGCCACAGACATTGGACGTCACTGCACCGAACATCTTTTGATTGAGTGAAGAATTGCTGCTTCAATTTGTCTGACTTTCGATTCTAACTATATCTGCAATCATAACActggaatgaatgaatggaaatGTCTGCAGTCAATCATGGCATGCCAGTGcgcaatttatttttataaatcccacatGAAATGTGCGCACATGGATCAGCCGTCTCATCAGTAGTTCTTTACAGAGCTTCATGGCCACCACCGAGAGGAAGACGagaaacatgaatatttcaGACACAGGAAACGAGGTGTTCATGCGGGAGGTGGAGGTTAGGGAAcacttatttttttccattcacattGTACTTGTACGAGCAGTGCGAGGACAGTGAAGGTCCATGAATCCATCAGCATTACGTACAAGTCTAACTATTTGTCCAAGAAATTGGTAATGATGCAGACTAAATAAAGTATAATTatttaaacagaaacaacaaaaaaagtgtgtgaaagTGGTCCTGAATGTTGTGACAACAGTTCTCACTATTTTCGATGACTGGGGGGAGTAATCTGCAGATTTTATACATGATAATAATCAGCATCAGTCTAGTACAAAATAGTTCAAACTGAAGTCCACATCAACCCACTACAACAGTAAAATCCTGCCCTTAAGTAAATTCACGAGTATTGATAACAATATGGTGACATATAGTTTATTGCTTTATTAAAAGCATTTTCCTGACTATACTCACAAACACTCTTCATATCTTAGTGCcaaatttattttatgtttacattttatgttATCCAAGCCAACTCAGTAATCTCAGTATTCATATAGTTTATGGAGTCAAAAATCTCATTTCTGcaggaaaaatgtttttatatatatatatatatatatatatatatatatatatatagatatatatatataatattatatatgatAATTACATATGTTGCGCCGttgttgtttagtttgttttccaACTTCAAACCAGACTGATTAGTTTTATAGCTCCGGTATAACAATAAATGGGTTATATATTCTCAGTTAtaggacagaaaaaaatgcaattatgaCCCATTGTGACTGTAATACTGTTGTTGAATATGAGTGAATGTCTAATTGAATGTCTCGATTTATTCGAGTAATCAATTGGTTGGTTGATAGGAAAGTAATTGGTTATGATGTCGATCATAGTTGGAGTCAGTGTTCAGGTAAAAACATTTCCTCGTTCCAGCCTCCTGAAGGAGAAGACTTTCTGCTCTTCCGGGCGTTGCAGGCTCCCTTCCAGTTGGTCAGAACCAACGATGCCTCTCGGGTCAGCGGTCAAACATCCTTCAGAACCTGGAACAAGTCCAATCCATTTATCAGAACACAAACGATATCGCCATCTGCTGGTAGACTCAAACTACTGCGCGTGTCGCTTTGTTATGACGTCTTTCACGTGGGCTCCTCCAGCATGGTGACCTCCGTGGACTGTACACCAGCTGAGAGGAGGGAAGACGATCGACACACAGCTAGATGGAGTAAGTGGAGTCTCTCGCATTGTATCGGTGTGTAATGCTCTCTGGACTCAggtattcatttcattttaaatgctgTGTCATAATCTGAAGTGATGGCTGTGCAAATGCCTTTTGCTGGACTTGTGTTTATGAACAGACTGGTCAGAATGAGCACACCCGGCCAGAGGCATCTCAGTAACAGGATCATACTTGTAGAACTCCATAAATGTTTGAGGGaaataaaaactttttcaaCTGGTTCTGTGAAATGGAACAAAGACGAGGAAGACAGCTCAGACCCTGCACCCCCGAGCACCACGCCGACCTCTAGACAAGCACTGCTATCAAGAAGGAGGCGACCCCTGTCCCCCCTGGAGAGGATCAGTGGCCTACTGCCCCAGGACGCTCTGAGCCCCGAGGTGACGCAGCTGAGGGAGCAGAACCAGCAAGACACTGAACAGGACCCAGACATCCAGGTGTCAGTCACAAACTGTGCACCAGAGGAAAGTGGACACGGGACACATCCTGAAAATGAGGATTCAGAAACCTTAGACGCTCAGTTGAAGGGAACACTTCATGAGGAAAAAAGATTGATGTCATCCACTCTTCCTGGGGAGAGGCTGCTTGTGTTTGGGGAGCTGCTTGTGGCGGAGTATCGTAAGAAAGGGCGGGTGGAGTTTAGAAAGATGTTCAAGCTTCAGGCGGGGGAACGTCTGCATAGCAGCTGGGGGACCATCCTGCACGATGACATGGCTGGGCAGCCTGCAGGTCGGTTCCTGAAGACGAGCAGGGGGGTCCCCATCCTCACACGTCGGGCCAGTCTGCAGGATTATGTGCTGTATATGAAGAGGGGGCCAGCTATCACCTACCCTAAGGTacatcatttgtttgtgtgccatagtcctgtatttctattttgttttgatgacaGATGTTGTACGTTTTAATTCTTTCTCTGTGTTACCAGGATGCAGCTACTat is from Sparus aurata chromosome 16, fSpaAur1.1, whole genome shotgun sequence and encodes:
- the trmt61b gene encoding tRNA (adenine(58)-N(1))-methyltransferase, mitochondrial isoform X1, encoding MAVQMPFAGLVFMNRLVRMSTPGQRHLSNRIILVELHKCLREIKTFSTGSVKWNKDEEDSSDPAPPSTTPTSRQALLSRRRRPLSPLERISGLLPQDALSPEVTQLREQNQQDTEQDPDIQVSVTNCAPEESGHGTHPENEDSETLDAQLKGTLHEEKRLMSSTLPGERLLVFGELLVAEYRKKGRVEFRKMFKLQAGERLHSSWGTILHDDMAGQPAGRFLKTSRGVPILTRRASLQDYVLYMKRGPAITYPKDAATMLMMMDVAEGDCVLESGSGSGAMSLFLSRAVGSKGRVLSVDVREDHLKRAAQNYSHWRTSWNLRRGEEWPDNVQFHNADLFTASPLLAGWGFHAVALDLINPHLALPTVTQHLHPGAVCAVYIPNITQVIELLEGLRCLAYPLLCERIIEVPIRDWKVAPALRKDGSNCVSKAPIQDEDQKEETPDETDTEEMTPGKHPAFGNIPYIARPHPEQLSHTAFLVKLRKCVQ
- the trmt61b gene encoding tRNA (adenine(58)-N(1))-methyltransferase, mitochondrial isoform X4 — protein: MSTPGQRHLSNRIILVELHKCLREIKTFSTGSVKWNKDEEDSSDPAPPSTTPTSRQALLSRRRRPLSPLERISGLLPQDALSPEVTQLREQNQQDTEQDPDIQVSVTNCAPEESGHGTHPENEDSETLDAQLKGTLHEEKRLMSSTLPGERLLVFGELLVAEYRKKGRVEFRKMFKLQAGERLHSSWGTILHDDMAGQPAGRFLKTSRGVPILTRRASLQDYVLYMKRGPAITYPKDAATMLMMMDVAEGDCVLESGSGSGAMSLFLSRAVGSKGRVLSVDVREDHLKRAAQNYSHWRTSWNLRRGEEWPDNVQFHNADLFTASPLLAGWGFHAVALDLINPHLALPTVTQHLHPGAVCAVYIPNITQVIELLEGLRCLAYPLLCERIIEVPIRDWKVAPALRKDGSNCVSKAPIQDEDQKEETPDETDTEEMTPGKHPAFGNIPYIARPHPEQLSHTAFLVKLRKCVQ
- the trmt61b gene encoding tRNA (adenine(58)-N(1))-methyltransferase, mitochondrial isoform X2 is translated as MAVQMPFAGLVFMNRLVRMSTPGQRHLSNRIILVELHKCLREIKTFSTGSVKWNKDEEDSSDPAPPSTTPTSRQALLSRRRRPLSPLERISGLLPQDALSPEVTQLREQNQQDTEQDPDIQVSVTNCAPEESGHGTHPENEDSETLDAQLKGTLHEEKRLMSSTLPGERLLVFGELLVAEYRKKGRVEFRKMFKLQAGERLHSSWGTILHDDMAGQPAGRFLKTSRGVPILTRRASLQDYVLYMKRGPAITYPKDAATMLMMMDVAEGDCVLESGSGSGAMSLFLSRAVGSKGRVLSVDVREDHLKRAAQNYSHWRTSWNLRRGEEWPDNVQFHNADLFTASPLLAGWGFHAVALDLINPHLALPTVTQHLHPGAVCAVYIPNITQVIELLEGLRCLAYPLLCERIIEVPIRDWKVAPALRKDGSNCVSKAPIQDEDQKEETPDETDTEMTPGKHPAFGNIPYIARPHPEQLSHTAFLVKLRKCVQ
- the trmt61b gene encoding tRNA (adenine(58)-N(1))-methyltransferase, mitochondrial isoform X3; amino-acid sequence: MELVRMSTPGQRHLSNRIILVELHKCLREIKTFSTGSVKWNKDEEDSSDPAPPSTTPTSRQALLSRRRRPLSPLERISGLLPQDALSPEVTQLREQNQQDTEQDPDIQVSVTNCAPEESGHGTHPENEDSETLDAQLKGTLHEEKRLMSSTLPGERLLVFGELLVAEYRKKGRVEFRKMFKLQAGERLHSSWGTILHDDMAGQPAGRFLKTSRGVPILTRRASLQDYVLYMKRGPAITYPKDAATMLMMMDVAEGDCVLESGSGSGAMSLFLSRAVGSKGRVLSVDVREDHLKRAAQNYSHWRTSWNLRRGEEWPDNVQFHNADLFTASPLLAGWGFHAVALDLINPHLALPTVTQHLHPGAVCAVYIPNITQVIELLEGLRCLAYPLLCERIIEVPIRDWKVAPALRKDGSNCVSKAPIQDEDQKEETPDETDTEEMTPGKHPAFGNIPYIARPHPEQLSHTAFLVKLRKCVQ
- the wdr43 gene encoding WD repeat-containing protein 43 — protein: MAAGGGSSSLQLPCVFSPKSRQYLALCAQDGRLRIWNTDSKTLHQEYVPSAHLSATCICITWGPCRTVKEGPQRKKRKSEAGQVEEKADLLAMGTAAGTVLIYSTAKGSLHCTLDGGHSGAVNCVQWHPEDSILYSGSDDTNIVEWDLQTGKTRSKWKADRAAVTSLSVSPDGKLLLSAGQVIKMWDLDTKEVYRKFTGHSTAVTTLCFATTRPPDSNGLYFLSGAAHDRLLSVWQVREDGKDKNSVVSFTLTDEPQHIDLVTSNRKEEALRMAVVCKDGQLHLFEHFLNGPCKKPMSPSCTVQMSDTKDSPVPIPLLAAGLGADTRSILLAYGNHLQPVMEKVEINTSERHICLTRDVHTSLSLSIETAVSKVKTPIVNTNSRVLVPGLPGHQAPVKGISQGSEKRKKDTDTKEMSIAERIGEIDLSSVSKGKGAPKGTISLQTDNFAVLLVQGLESSDANILNKVFQTRKEMVIKKTVARLPLPAVLPLVEEITKRLQGHPFTAVLMVRWLKAVLMHHTSYLASLPDLVTQLGVLYHMIESRVKMFHKLTKLHGKLYLLMTQVATSDSSNTVTDVDHTAKLVYEEESSDEDEASGDEGLPDHDSDNWEEEEEEATEEKMEEDKEEHADEEEDPDNRTDSKANGEEDMEHGDESEEE